A single genomic interval of Mangifera indica cultivar Alphonso chromosome 5, CATAS_Mindica_2.1, whole genome shotgun sequence harbors:
- the LOC123216029 gene encoding uncharacterized protein LOC123216029 encodes MRAPNMATITESLERSLQNCSLNNHQRSTSVNLGLSAEEGTGRSSSSDENNLHNTDTTLELNSHLSLPYHWEQCLDLKTGEVYYINWRNGMKAKEDPRTTAESSGEYYSEEDDNSYDSEESSSARYHNRGGDKHNVLVVAGCKSCLMYFMVPKQVEDCPKCNGQLLHFDRSENGSP; translated from the exons ATGAGAGCACCAAACATGGCAACGATCACTGAATCGTTAGAGAGGTCTCTTCAGAATTGTTCTCTGAATAACCATCAAAGAAGCACCAGCGTTAATTTAGGCCTAAGTGCTGAAGAAGGAACAGGAAGGTCATCAAGTTCAGATGAAAACAATCTTCACAATACTGATACAACTTTAGAGCTTAATTCGCATCTTTCCCTCCCTTACCATTGGGAACAATGTCTTGATTTAAAG ACAGGAGAAGTTTATTACATAAACTGGAGGAATGGGATGAAAGCGAAGGAAGATCCAAGAACAACCGCAGAGTCGAGTGGCGAATACTATTCTGAGGAAGACGATAACTCATACGATAGTGAAGAGTCATCATCAGCAAGATACCATAATCGTGGAGGAGACAAACACAACGTCTTGGTGGTGGCTGGTTGCAAGAGTTGTCTTATGTATTTCATGGTCCCCAAGCAAGTTGAAGATTGCCCAAAATGTAATGGTCAACTACTCCACTTTGATCGATCCGAAAATGGATCTCCTTGA